A stretch of Heterodontus francisci isolate sHetFra1 chromosome 1, sHetFra1.hap1, whole genome shotgun sequence DNA encodes these proteins:
- the neff2 gene encoding neurofilament light polypeptide produces MSAYDPFNPLRKPWDDYRCVRPTKSSISSTLYSVHRTSAPKRSVRTSSVSSLPDYAERVDLSQVSTLNAELLTLRAQEREQLMDLNDRFATYIEKVHYLEQQNKVLLVELEALRQKQSDPSRLHLIYEQEIRGLRALLDSETNEKMRMEADRDHLREVYSQVKDKYEEEVRLRMEAEDNLQKVREGADKAMLANSDIEGNISSLVEEISFLKKVYGEENAELAAQIQAAHLTVEVEVTKPDLSVALKEIRCQYEKLANKNMQAAEDWYRTKFATVSEMASKNSQAVRSIREETAEYHRLLQSRGSEIEGLKSVIDSLQKQLENLEDRQSKEVRKYQERISELEKDINDAKQEMARYLREYQDLLNVKMALDIEIAAYRKLLEGEEFRLSFSSLQPYS; encoded by the exons ATGAGTGCTTACGACCCCTTCAACCCCTTGCGGAAGCCTTGGGATGACTACAGGTGTGTCCGTCCcaccaagtccagcatctcctccacTCTCTACTCGGTCCACCGTACCTCTGCCCCGAAGAGGTCTGTGAGGACCAGCTCAGTCTCTTCACTGCCTGACTATGCCGAGAGAGTGGACCTCTCCCAGGTCAGCACACTGAATGCTGAACTGCTGACCCTGAGGGCCCAGGAGCGGGAGCAGCTGATGGACCTCAACGACCGTTTTGCCACCTACATCGAGAAGGTCCATTACCTGGAGCAGCAGAACAAGGTGTTGCTGGTGGAACTGGAGGCCCTGAGGCAGAAGCAGTCTGACCCTTCCAGGCTTCACCTCATCTATGAGCAAGAGATCCGGGGCTTGAGGGCCCTTCTGGACTCGGAGACCAATGAGAAGATGAGGATGGAGGCTGACCGGGACCACCTGAGGGAGGTGTACTCCCAGGTGAAGGACAAGTACGAGGAGGAGGTCCGTCTGCGCATGGAGGCCGAGGATAACCTtcagaaggtgagggagggggcggaCAAGGCAATGCTGGCCAACAGTGACATCGAGGGCAACATCAGCTCCCTGGTGGAGGAGATCTCCTTCCTGAAGAAGGTGTACGGCGAGGAGAATGCTGAACTTGCTGCCCAGATCCAGGCTGCCCACCTCACCGTCGAGGTGGAGGTGACCAAGCCCGACCTCTCGGTAGCCCTGAAGGAGATCCGGTGCCAGTATGAGAAGCTGGCCAACAAGAACATGCAGGCCGCCGAGGACTGGTATCGCACCAAGTTCGCCACCGTCAGTGAGATGGCCAGCAAGAACAGCCAGGCGGTCAGGTCCATCCGCGAGGAGACGGCCGAGTACCACAGGCTCCTCCAATCCCGGGGCTCAGAGATCGAAGGCCTCAAGAGTGTCATTGACTCCCTGCAGAAGCAGCTGGAGAACCTGGAGGACAGGCAGTCCAAGGAGGTTCgcaagtaccag GAAAGGATCAGCGAGCTGGAGAAAGACATCAATGATGCCAAGCAGGAGATGGCCCGTTACCTGCGGGAATATCAAGACCTGCTGAATGTCAAGATGGCTCTGGATATCGAGATTGCGGCTTACAG